A portion of the Sabethes cyaneus chromosome 3, idSabCyanKW18_F2, whole genome shotgun sequence genome contains these proteins:
- the LOC128744386 gene encoding torsin-like protein, with amino-acid sequence MSNVLERTEFTVTNALRSDKYEYSHSVNHEGNPMFNNEIVRYSIKSFRKIKTDRTGKNYVTNFVITSLYEQGNNSTYVHKYAANYWIRNSADQVTNKLIDEIMTSIKACPYSLFVFDETQRMPTGALDALISLLDHHTSSPEYDYTKSIFIFLSNNAGVQIANRLEKLTVKTYRDQTTLEDYEGEIETAVYNMVGAFRRSKIISSNVIDHFIPFLPLEERHVKQCIERDFMLLCPEKMTKANIEKVAAMVKNKKEEKKDEKDEKNDEKDEKDIFQHSGCKRVNKKVEPMCYRLD; translated from the exons ATGTCAAATGTTCTGGAGCGCACGGAGTTTACTGTAACGAATGCTTTgcgatcggataagtatgaGTATAGCCATTCGGTAAACCATGAGGGAAATCCGATGTTCAATAATGAGATTGTGCGGTACAGTATCAAAAGCTTTCGCAAAATCAAAACAGATC GTACAGGAAAGAATTACGTGACGAATTTTGTAATAACTTCTCTGTACGAGCAAGGCAATAACAGTACCTATGTACACAAGTATGCTGCTAATTACTGGATCAGAAATTCTGCTGATCAAGTTACG AATAAACTCATTGATGAAATCATGACATCGATAAAAGCTTGTCCCTATTCGCTGTTTGTGTTTGATGAAACCCAACGGATGCCTACGGGGGCGCTTGATGCCCTAATTTCACTACTGGACCACCATACTTCCTCACCAGAGTATGATTACACAAAGTCCATTTTCATTTTCCTATCTAACAACGCAG GCGTACAGATCGCTAACCGTCTAGAAAAGCTTACGGTGAAAACTTATCGAGACCAAACAACGCTGGAGGATTATGAAGGGGAAATTGAGACGGCCGTTTACAACATGGTCGGTGCTTTTAGGCGTAGTAAAATTATTTCGTCCAACGTTATTGACCACTTCATTCCGTTCCTGCCACTAGAAGAACGTCATGTAAAGCAATGCATTGAAAGGGATTTTATGCTTCTTTGTcctgaaaagatgacaaaagcaAATATTGA GAAGGTTGCGGCAATGGTTAAAAATAAGAAGGAGGAGAAGAAGGACGAGAAGGATGAGAAGAATGACGAGAAGGACGAAAAAGACATTTTTCAGCATAGTGGCTGTAAACGTGTTAATAAAAAAGTTGAGCCGATGTGCTATCGATTAGACTAA
- the LOC128743026 gene encoding torsin-like protein, protein MVHLRYAIASLLAVASLLQSCRAFFDPITIGYVSFGVGSAALGWLKRGYLAEITYCKFEECCMKPYLKNDVEGLRIQLQRNLFGQHIVEDALIDALRGHFINIERSRKPLVMCFDGTTGTGKNYVADFIISSLFEKGINSKYVHKYTADFWFKYPANMVTSKLIGEIKQSIRACPYSLFVFDETQQMPKGALDSLVALLDHHTSSPEYDYTKSIFIFLSNNAGAEIAKQLKRLLDSGSYRDKTKLVDFERTIELAVYNMVGALKSSNLIQSNVIDHFIPFLPLEERHAKQCIEKEFELFCPGRKTQAKIEEVAQMTITLDADGLFQNSGCKRISKKVEAMCYN, encoded by the exons ATGGTCCATTTAAGGTACGCGATTGCTTCGCTTTTGGCGGTCGCCAGTTTGTTGCAGTCATGTCGAGCGTTTTTCGATCCGATCACTATTGGGTATGTCTCTTTTGGAGTTGGCAGCGCAGCTTTAGGTTGGCTTAAACGAGGATACCTCGCGGAAATAACCTACTGCAAATTCGAAGAATGTTGTATGAAGCCATACTTGAAAAACGATGTAGAAG GTTTGCGTATACAGCTTCAAAGGAACTTGTTCGGCCAGCACATTGTTGAAGATGCGTTGATTGACGCACTAAGGGGTCATTTTATTAACATTGAAAGATCAAGAAAGCCTTTGGTAATGTG CTTTGACGGAACCACTG GTACAGGAAAAAATTATGTAGCAGATTTCATAATATCTTCTCTATTTGAGAAAGGTATTAACAGTAAATATGTTCACAAGTATACTGCTGACTTCTGGTTTAAATATCCTGCCAATATGGTTACG AGTAAACTCATCGGTGAAATTAAGCAATCGATACGAGCTTGTCCCTATTCACTGTTTGTGTTTGATGAAACGCAACAAATGCCCAAAGGGGCACTAGATTCGTTAGTTGCACTATTGGACCACCATACTTCCTCCCCGGAGTATGACTAcactaaatcaattttcatttttctatctAACAACGCAG GCGCGGAGATAGCTAAGCAGCTAAAACGGCTTCTGGATTCTGGCAGTTATCGAGATAAAACAAAGCTAGTGGATTTTGAACGCACCATTGAGTTGGCAGTTTACAATATGGTCGGTGCACTAAAGAGCAGTAATCTTATCCAGTCCAACGTTATTGATCACTTCATTCCGTTCCTACCGCTCGAAGAACGTCATGCAAAGCAGTGCATTGAAAAAGAATTTGAATTGTTTTGTCCTGGAAGGAAGACCCAAGCAAAGATCGA GGAGGTTGCGCAAATGACTATCACCTTGGATGCGGACGGATTGTTTCAGAATAGCGGCTGTAAACGTATTAGTAAAAAAGTTGAGGCGATGTGTTACAATTAG
- the LOC128744388 gene encoding uncharacterized protein LOC128744388, with protein MCQYTSKLSSAEVTTTRYKYTDSSKYKDYKGKFKSTNREIAGWTDGADLDEFSLDDADYDTIANNAMRVQKRLHNEQNVFIIQPYIKWGPKKSSSKSEHQLAEAEALVRSIPKWTVESQVTKIPLESLDKKHLFGVGKLEEIKMCLQNLQTSGTLITCVFVTFPIVAVVGYTSAGKTSLIKAFTEEKSLEPRNQLFATLDVTAHAGWLPCKLEVLFMDTVGFMADIPTGLLQEIERQILVVTGRQKLIIRVPMGGQEVAWLYKNAAVTETAADPRDSQRLLVGAVITEAKLYNSFGICLFREGLREPTPNFIH; from the exons ATGTGTCAATACACATCAAAGCTATC atcagctgaagtgactACTACGAGATATAAATACACTGATTCCAGTAAATACAAAGACTATAAAGGGAAATTTAAGAGTACCAACAGAGAGATCGCTGGTTGGACCGATGGAGCAGATTTAGATGAGTTCAGCTTGGATGATGCCGACTACGACACCATTGCCAACAATGCCATGCGAGTGCAGAAAAGATTGCACAATGAACAAAACGTGTTTATCATTCAACCATACATAAAGTGGGGACCGAAAAAGTCTTCCAGCAAATCAGAACATCAACTTGCGGAGGCGGAAGCGTTGGTTCGTTCGATACCCAAATGGACAGTAgagtcccaagtaaccaaga TTCCGCTGGAATCGCTAGATAAAAAGCATCTTTTTGGCGTTGGGAAACTGGaagaaattaaaatgtgtttgcAAAACCTGCAAACTTCTGGAACGTTAATCACTTGTGTATTTGTCA CCTTTCCAATTGTTGCTGTCGTGGGCTACACCAGTGCCGGTAAAACCTCTCTGATTAAAGCCTTCACCGAGGAAAAATCTCTCGAACCGCGGAATCAGCTATTTGCCACGTTAGATGTAACGGCTCATGCTGGCTGGCTTCCATGCAAGCTGGAAGTACTCTTTATGGACACCGTCGGTTTTATGGCGGATATCCCGACGGGACTA TTGCAAGAAATTGAGCGGCAAATTCTGGTCGTTACCGGTCGCCAAAAGCTTATTATACGGGTTCCTATGGGCGGCCAAGAGGTGGCTTGGCTATACAAGAATGCAGCTGTAACGGAAACGGCTGCCGATCCTCGGGATAGTCAGCGGCTGCTGGTCGGAGCGGTGATTACCGAAGCCAAACTATACAACAGTTTCGGCATCTGTTTGTTTAGAGAAGGGCTTCGTGAGCCTACGCCTAACTTCATCCATTAA